In the Leptospira sp. WS4.C2 genome, one interval contains:
- a CDS encoding M16 family metallopeptidase, with amino-acid sequence MMSKLRIFFLCFCLQFLPLFSQDQFFGTSESQFREKIKTIRLDNGLTVVLMKRGTSPTVALYIKFLVGAVDETPEEAGTAHLLEHMLFKGTKNVGTTDFEKEEKYQKQIEVWGTELDDLKLKIRDLTTRGETIPPKFLEEAETLNRRLKNLIQLQDAFIVKNEDSYIYEQNGEVGFNAYTSQDVTNYQIQLPNNRIEVWAKIESDRLKNPILREYYTERDVVIEERRMRTDDSGAGVLREKFFSLAFESHPYRKPVIGYSTGLPFLKIEDTKAFFQKNYTPDRMVISIVGQFDFEETESIIRKYFSDLKPGKPRPTYKVEEKSFPGEKRFKVYHPSGSQMMVGWLKPPYPHKDNSSFDVLSTILTSGTGSRLYKRLVLEEKLAVSVGAANGYPGERYQNYFVFFIKPKEDAKPEVIEKIIWEELNKIKETGIPKEELDKVKNQMVSDFIKTLDENGSIADLLSYYQLLYGDWAGLFTQYSNIMKTSSNDIQTLIPTYLSKDKVVVGILEDVRKKSE; translated from the coding sequence ATGATGTCGAAATTACGAATCTTTTTCCTTTGTTTCTGCCTACAATTTTTACCTCTTTTCTCCCAGGACCAATTTTTTGGAACCTCCGAATCTCAATTTCGAGAAAAGATTAAGACCATTCGTTTGGACAATGGCCTCACCGTTGTGCTGATGAAACGGGGAACTTCCCCCACAGTGGCTTTGTACATCAAATTCCTTGTGGGAGCCGTGGATGAAACTCCAGAAGAAGCAGGGACAGCTCACCTTTTGGAACATATGCTTTTTAAGGGCACAAAAAATGTAGGGACAACTGACTTCGAAAAAGAAGAAAAATACCAAAAACAAATCGAAGTTTGGGGGACCGAACTAGATGATCTCAAACTAAAAATTAGAGACCTCACCACACGCGGCGAAACCATTCCTCCGAAATTCTTAGAAGAAGCCGAAACCTTAAATCGACGTTTAAAAAATCTCATCCAACTCCAAGATGCCTTTATCGTTAAAAACGAAGATTCTTATATTTATGAACAAAATGGTGAGGTTGGGTTCAATGCTTATACTTCACAAGATGTTACAAACTACCAGATCCAACTGCCGAATAACAGAATCGAAGTTTGGGCAAAGATTGAATCTGACAGATTAAAAAATCCTATCTTACGAGAATATTATACTGAAAGAGATGTTGTGATTGAAGAACGTCGGATGCGCACGGATGACAGTGGAGCAGGTGTTTTACGAGAGAAGTTTTTCTCTTTGGCTTTTGAAAGTCATCCCTATAGAAAACCAGTAATTGGTTATTCCACAGGCCTTCCCTTTTTAAAAATAGAAGACACAAAGGCCTTCTTTCAAAAAAACTACACTCCCGATAGAATGGTCATCTCCATTGTAGGACAATTTGATTTTGAAGAGACAGAATCAATCATTCGTAAGTATTTCTCTGATCTAAAACCAGGTAAACCAAGGCCTACTTATAAAGTGGAAGAAAAATCTTTTCCAGGGGAAAAACGATTCAAAGTCTATCACCCTTCGGGAAGTCAGATGATGGTGGGTTGGCTTAAGCCCCCGTATCCTCATAAAGATAATTCTTCCTTTGATGTTTTATCCACCATCCTTACTTCGGGAACGGGATCTAGGTTGTACAAACGTTTGGTTTTGGAAGAAAAGTTGGCAGTGAGTGTAGGTGCCGCCAATGGATATCCCGGAGAACGATACCAAAATTATTTTGTCTTCTTTATCAAACCCAAAGAGGATGCCAAACCAGAAGTGATCGAAAAAATCATTTGGGAAGAGCTTAATAAAATAAAGGAAACGGGCATTCCAAAAGAGGAACTGGATAAAGTAAAAAACCAGATGGTTTCAGACTTTATCAAAACCTTGGATGAAAATGGAAGTATTGCTGACCTACTCAGTTATTATCAGTTGTTATATGGGGATTGGGCAGGGCTTTTTACTCAATATTCAAACATCATGAAGACATCATCTAACGATATTCAAACTCTCATTCCCACATATCTTTCTAAAGATAAAGTAGTGGTGGGTATATTGGAAGACGTAAGGAAAAAATCAGAATGA
- a CDS encoding PilZ domain-containing protein: MDKEIKDPEGILKVITALFGKLPAFIFNSDKEYPVKIIALKNKALIINTNLKFPSRDRILTVVHNGSKFLAHFILAGGDGNGVEILTPVKIKITAATRQGARVEASQIQTGMVVSNIINVNDVSKAIGFDDKKVDAILLAYRAKLTKAFPLSSIFFAGRMDNRLRLMHHYDKDIFIIDRKEKSTASADFFPFDEYLRIFDSSKIPDTYTSEICVPIKYKGYVHLGYVQVLAEKPLDFEIYKQIQTFSNAVSRDIISTGVFQESRDVCQVMDLSMGGISFIHAPSRSFSRSVTLNGTILFDLNLEEGKRVTIRGIIKNIRNQETNFRVGCQFYNLTEKDLEVLGIFLGAGKPEEEVTTPSEATSSEELTESSESEAGDEPTVVGAAEEPGDPFGGAMDDDFSSDQPITES; the protein is encoded by the coding sequence ATGGATAAGGAAATCAAAGACCCCGAAGGAATTTTAAAGGTAATTACCGCACTGTTCGGCAAACTCCCTGCATTTATTTTTAATTCGGACAAAGAATACCCTGTTAAGATCATTGCTTTAAAAAATAAGGCTCTTATTATAAATACAAATCTAAAATTTCCAAGTAGAGATCGAATCCTAACTGTGGTTCATAATGGAAGTAAGTTTTTAGCTCATTTTATACTGGCGGGGGGAGATGGGAACGGAGTTGAGATATTAACACCTGTTAAAATAAAAATTACGGCTGCCACAAGACAAGGTGCCCGGGTCGAAGCAAGTCAAATCCAAACCGGTATGGTTGTTTCCAATATCATTAACGTAAATGATGTTTCCAAAGCCATCGGGTTTGATGATAAAAAAGTGGATGCCATCCTTCTTGCCTACAGGGCCAAACTCACCAAAGCTTTTCCATTATCTTCTATCTTTTTCGCCGGTCGTATGGACAACCGCCTGCGACTGATGCACCATTATGATAAAGATATTTTCATTATTGACCGAAAGGAAAAATCAACCGCCTCTGCAGATTTTTTTCCTTTTGATGAGTATTTAAGAATTTTCGATAGCTCTAAAATACCGGATACATATACCTCTGAAATCTGTGTACCGATTAAGTATAAGGGTTATGTACACCTTGGTTATGTGCAGGTATTAGCGGAGAAACCTCTAGACTTTGAGATTTATAAACAAATCCAAACCTTCTCGAATGCGGTGAGCCGCGATATTATTAGTACAGGTGTCTTCCAGGAATCGCGTGATGTCTGTCAGGTGATGGACTTAAGTATGGGTGGTATTAGCTTTATTCATGCACCCTCTCGATCCTTTTCTAGGTCTGTGACACTGAATGGAACAATTTTGTTTGATTTAAACCTGGAAGAGGGCAAACGAGTTACGATTCGAGGAATTATAAAAAACATCCGTAACCAAGAAACGAACTTTCGCGTAGGTTGCCAATTCTACAACCTAACAGAAAAAGATTTAGAAGTTCTCGGAATTTTTCTGGGTGCAGGTAAACCGGAAGAGGAGGTCACTACACCTAGTGAAGCGACCTCCTCCGAAGAGTTGACCGAATCATCGGAATCAGAAGCAGGTGATGAGCCTACCGTCGTGGGGGCAGCGGAGGAACCTGGGGATCCTTTTGGTGGAGCGATGGATGATGATTTTTCTTCCGACCAACCGATCACCGAATCCTAA
- a CDS encoding sensor domain-containing diguanylate cyclase, translating into MSFKENTDIVFEHYEKKIYDQKQLLEISRALNSTLDYKYLIDAILNICLAQLQTLHAAMYLEPEIDLGLFKLEPQSIKGFELSSEEQNYEIKIDSPLIHYFEEKPKAITMDQILQMDSLKSISDITYLRKMGAEILVPLNAKGKVNGLLVLGDKMTSEEFLEDEKEFMTTLANLAGIAVDNARLYELATVDMMTGLKIHHYFQTKLKEEMDRCRKKGTKLCLLFTDVDHFKSFNDTYGHQAGDVVLIEVAKQVINAAQRHHIPARYGGEEFCLVMPGATEEEAMVKGEEIRKAVESMVVKNPNDGTDLKVTLSVGVSSFRTTDRNNKDLIERADKALYQAKHSGRNRTICYKD; encoded by the coding sequence TTGTCTTTTAAAGAAAACACTGATATCGTTTTTGAGCATTACGAAAAAAAAATTTACGACCAAAAACAACTACTGGAAATCTCTCGTGCCCTGAATTCCACGCTAGACTATAAGTATTTAATTGATGCCATTCTTAATATTTGTTTGGCACAGTTGCAGACTCTCCATGCAGCTATGTACTTAGAACCGGAAATTGACTTAGGTTTATTCAAACTAGAACCTCAATCCATCAAAGGATTTGAGTTAAGTTCGGAAGAACAGAACTACGAAATCAAAATCGATAGTCCTCTCATTCATTATTTTGAAGAAAAACCCAAAGCCATTACCATGGATCAAATCCTGCAGATGGATTCGTTGAAGTCGATCTCTGATATTACCTATCTTCGTAAGATGGGGGCAGAGATCCTTGTCCCACTGAATGCCAAAGGTAAAGTGAATGGTCTTCTTGTCCTTGGTGATAAAATGACTTCCGAAGAATTTTTGGAAGATGAAAAAGAATTTATGACCACACTTGCGAACCTTGCAGGGATTGCTGTGGATAACGCTCGTTTGTATGAGTTGGCCACAGTGGATATGATGACGGGACTTAAGATCCATCACTACTTCCAAACCAAACTCAAAGAAGAAATGGATCGTTGTCGTAAAAAAGGAACTAAGTTATGTTTACTTTTTACTGATGTAGATCATTTCAAAAGTTTTAATGATACTTATGGTCACCAGGCGGGGGATGTGGTACTGATTGAGGTTGCAAAACAAGTGATCAATGCGGCCCAACGCCATCACATTCCTGCAAGATACGGTGGGGAAGAGTTTTGCCTTGTGATGCCGGGAGCTACGGAAGAAGAGGCAATGGTGAAGGGGGAAGAGATCCGAAAGGCTGTCGAATCCATGGTTGTCAAAAATCCCAATGATGGCACTGATCTCAAGGTCACTTTGTCTGTGGGGGTATCCAGCTTCCGCACCACTGATAGAAACAATAAAGATCTAATTGAAAGGGCCGACAAGGCTTTGTACCAGGCAAAACATTCTGGTAGAAACCGCACAATTTGTTATAAAGATTAG
- the mnmA gene encoding tRNA 2-thiouridine(34) synthase MnmA — protein MKEKEKIIVAMSGGVDSAVAAGLLMEAGYDVIGVNLRTWEYEAPACDTTKKSCCSPEDIRDARDVGLSLNIPFYVIKMEKVFGERVIDRFINDYKDGRTPNPCVECNTFVKFGALFEQAKTLGIEKIATGHYARVIEVDGRYAIRNAVDMKKNQTYYLYGLSQENIKNTVFPLGEMDKAQVREIAKRMGLPVAEKPESQEICFIPENDYRSFLKKKGMEFTPGFFKLASGQIIGKHQGKEGFTIGQRKGLGIAWKNPLYVLSIEDDGTVVLGEEEETVSESFVLEEITYQALTPMELGESKEMKVQIRYRSAPVHCLVTSLGNTWKVEFLEDVKSVTPGQSATFYPTNGDYLFAGGIIQKGSITRKVKNSGVLLEAESVTI, from the coding sequence GTGAAAGAAAAAGAAAAAATCATAGTGGCGATGAGTGGTGGGGTAGATAGCGCAGTGGCCGCAGGACTTCTGATGGAAGCCGGCTATGATGTGATTGGTGTAAACCTACGTACTTGGGAATATGAAGCTCCTGCCTGCGATACCACTAAAAAATCTTGTTGTTCTCCGGAAGACATTCGTGATGCAAGAGACGTAGGTCTTTCTTTGAATATTCCATTTTACGTAATTAAAATGGAAAAGGTATTTGGAGAGCGAGTGATCGATCGGTTTATTAATGATTATAAAGATGGAAGGACACCAAACCCTTGTGTGGAATGTAACACCTTTGTCAAGTTTGGTGCTCTTTTCGAACAAGCAAAAACTTTAGGTATAGAAAAGATTGCAACGGGTCACTATGCTCGTGTCATCGAAGTGGATGGGCGTTATGCCATTCGTAATGCTGTGGATATGAAAAAAAACCAAACGTACTATCTTTACGGTTTGTCCCAAGAAAATATTAAAAATACAGTTTTCCCTTTGGGTGAGATGGATAAAGCACAGGTGCGTGAAATTGCAAAACGGATGGGCCTACCTGTGGCCGAAAAACCAGAGTCTCAAGAAATTTGTTTTATTCCTGAAAATGATTACAGATCTTTCCTTAAAAAAAAGGGGATGGAGTTCACTCCTGGATTTTTTAAATTGGCTTCCGGCCAAATCATTGGCAAACACCAAGGCAAAGAAGGATTTACCATTGGCCAAAGGAAAGGCCTTGGAATTGCTTGGAAAAATCCCCTTTATGTTCTATCCATTGAAGATGATGGAACTGTTGTCCTTGGGGAAGAAGAAGAAACAGTATCTGAATCTTTTGTTTTAGAGGAAATCACCTACCAAGCACTGACTCCAATGGAATTGGGCGAATCAAAAGAAATGAAAGTGCAAATCCGATATAGAAGTGCACCTGTTCATTGTTTGGTGACATCTCTCGGAAATACCTGGAAAGTGGAATTTTTAGAAGATGTAAAAAGTGTCACTCCGGGACAATCGGCAACGTTCTATCCAACGAATGGGGATTATCTATTTGCTGGTGGAATCATTCAGAAAGGTTCCATCACAAGAAAGGTAAAAAACAGTGGGGTTTTGTTAGAGGCGGAGAGTGTTACCATTTGA
- a CDS encoding alpha-hydroxy-acid oxidizing protein: MKSVEGKTILIIGGGLLQVPIIQTAKTMRLHTVVADMNPTSIGFQIADEAILMSTKDVEGMVRESKKFAQNSPIHGVITAGTDASMTVAAVASALQLPGIRFVDAEAASNKVKMRQRLKEFGMPIPRFAAVWSLQDAKDALDSLTFPLVMKPADNMGARGVIKVTNKDDLPTAFRHAKRFCPTGELILEEYMEGPELSVDALAFQGQIRMTGIADRIIEREPYFIEVGHNMPSAMSKEVLEEVERVMAGGMRALGIHLGAGKGDIKVTKDGVKIGEIAARLSGGFMSAFTYPLSTGVNLNRAALLISLGETPDNLDPVLSRVSIERSLLSKPGKLISIGGVEETKKIDGVSEVFIQSKPGDIIKEPTNNIDKSGHVIIVADNLKDAELVFEKVKDTIRFEVDEQFSITEKEINDQARIRFGKDICWVCKQCDGSNCASGIPGMGGVGRMETFQDNSEALSEYSILPGYIRDHVLPEIQTNFLGFDLKTPIMAAPMTGVGTNMNFVMTDADYANLVVRSFVQNGSLAWLGDGASPEKYKIMLEALKKSSGKGILICKPREDESMLVDRFSEAEADGVFALGMDIDAVNFKTMVQKNLSSITRPLDRLVRLKEKTKLPFILKGIMNPEDAKLAVEGGFSAIVVSNHGGRVLDGMPGTARVLPKIAEVVKGKIPILVDGGIRSGMDVFKMLALGADAVLLGRPVAISLVGGEDAGIRFLLQKYSEELKQSMSVTGAKTLVDIKRTMLLHKLHG, from the coding sequence TTGAAATCGGTAGAAGGTAAAACAATCCTCATCATTGGTGGGGGGTTGTTACAAGTTCCCATCATCCAAACCGCAAAAACCATGCGACTGCACACTGTCGTCGCTGATATGAATCCCACTTCCATCGGATTCCAGATTGCTGACGAAGCCATCCTGATGTCCACAAAGGATGTAGAAGGAATGGTTCGGGAGTCAAAAAAGTTTGCACAAAATTCTCCCATCCATGGTGTCATCACTGCCGGCACTGATGCGAGTATGACAGTGGCTGCAGTGGCTTCTGCCTTACAACTTCCTGGAATTCGTTTTGTGGATGCGGAAGCGGCATCTAACAAAGTGAAGATGCGCCAAAGACTAAAGGAATTTGGAATGCCCATTCCTCGGTTTGCCGCAGTTTGGTCTTTACAAGATGCGAAAGATGCACTTGATTCTTTGACCTTTCCGCTGGTGATGAAACCTGCGGATAATATGGGAGCTCGCGGTGTTATCAAAGTTACAAACAAAGATGACCTTCCCACAGCCTTTCGTCATGCCAAAAGATTTTGTCCTACTGGCGAATTGATTTTGGAAGAGTATATGGAAGGCCCTGAACTTTCCGTAGATGCTTTGGCTTTCCAAGGTCAGATCCGAATGACGGGAATTGCTGACCGAATTATCGAAAGAGAGCCCTATTTTATTGAAGTAGGACATAACATGCCTTCTGCGATGTCCAAAGAAGTTTTGGAGGAAGTGGAACGAGTGATGGCCGGGGGAATGCGAGCTCTCGGAATCCATTTAGGTGCAGGTAAGGGCGATATCAAAGTCACAAAAGATGGTGTAAAAATTGGTGAAATTGCCGCGAGGCTCTCTGGTGGGTTTATGTCAGCCTTCACTTATCCTTTATCTACGGGTGTCAATTTAAACCGGGCGGCCCTTTTGATTTCTCTCGGAGAAACTCCCGATAATTTAGATCCTGTACTTTCTCGAGTGTCCATCGAACGTTCGTTACTTTCGAAACCTGGAAAACTGATTTCGATTGGCGGGGTAGAAGAGACAAAGAAAATAGATGGAGTTTCTGAAGTTTTTATTCAATCCAAACCTGGTGATATCATTAAAGAACCAACGAATAACATCGATAAATCGGGTCATGTCATCATTGTCGCAGACAATTTAAAAGATGCGGAACTTGTTTTTGAAAAGGTAAAAGATACCATTCGTTTTGAGGTAGATGAACAATTTTCCATTACAGAAAAAGAAATTAATGACCAAGCTAGAATTCGATTTGGTAAAGATATTTGTTGGGTTTGTAAACAATGTGATGGAAGTAATTGTGCATCCGGGATCCCTGGAATGGGCGGAGTGGGTCGAATGGAGACCTTTCAAGACAATAGCGAGGCCCTTTCTGAATATTCGATTTTGCCAGGTTATATTCGCGATCATGTATTACCTGAGATCCAAACTAATTTTCTAGGTTTCGATCTAAAAACCCCGATCATGGCAGCACCAATGACTGGGGTGGGAACCAATATGAACTTTGTAATGACGGATGCGGATTATGCGAATTTAGTCGTAAGATCCTTTGTTCAAAACGGAAGTCTTGCTTGGCTTGGAGATGGCGCCTCTCCCGAAAAATACAAAATTATGTTAGAGGCATTGAAGAAATCGTCTGGAAAAGGAATTTTAATTTGTAAACCACGAGAAGATGAATCAATGTTAGTTGATCGGTTTTCTGAAGCCGAAGCGGACGGAGTGTTCGCTCTTGGGATGGATATTGATGCTGTGAATTTCAAAACCATGGTTCAAAAGAATTTATCTAGTATCACAAGACCTCTAGATCGTTTGGTTCGTTTGAAAGAAAAAACAAAGTTGCCCTTTATTCTGAAAGGAATTATGAATCCAGAAGATGCAAAGTTAGCTGTAGAGGGTGGTTTTTCCGCCATTGTCGTTTCTAACCATGGGGGAAGAGTTTTGGATGGAATGCCAGGAACAGCCCGTGTCCTTCCCAAAATTGCCGAGGTTGTAAAAGGAAAAATCCCAATCCTTGTCGATGGTGGCATTCGTTCAGGGATGGATGTTTTTAAAATGTTAGCTCTTGGTGCTGATGCGGTTCTTCTGGGACGTCCTGTAGCCATTTCCCTAGTTGGTGGAGAAGATGCTGGAATTCGTTTTCTATTACAAAAATATTCTGAAGAACTAAAACAATCAATGAGTGTTACCGGAGCCAAAACTTTGGTGGACATCAAGCGAACTATGTTGCTTCATAAACTTCACGGTTGA
- a CDS encoding DNA methyltransferase, with protein sequence MAGAGRLLKDSDKIVFGEFWTAKQRQGHPIHHTVSYRASFKPELPSFFMKEFLKKKNRVVYDPFGGRGTTAIQANIEGHVAVHNDIHPLSIFLASARQYVPRLEDLEKKLNSLDLDAEVEDDPFDVNLLPFFHPRTLREIKNLKKCMAEDPSVEMKFISLIALSRLHGHSTGFFSVYTFPQVSIPPESQTKNNIKRGQTPEYRPIKPRIYQKMKRDLALPIPPFYHEFSKNNLYSLNSANSVPNLNSESVDLIVTSPPFLDKVDYEGDNWLRHWFLDIQKSKDRKLSIFSNLNDWNEFIRSTLKESARVLKKGAYMVMEVGEVKKGNSILYLDEDVVRMAEGTGLVWNKTYVHTQSFTKLSNCWQVSNNEKGTNSNRCVVLRKVL encoded by the coding sequence ATGGCAGGAGCAGGCAGACTATTAAAGGATTCCGATAAGATTGTATTTGGTGAGTTTTGGACTGCAAAACAACGCCAAGGACATCCGATTCATCATACCGTAAGTTATAGAGCATCATTTAAACCGGAACTTCCTTCTTTCTTTATGAAGGAATTCTTAAAAAAGAAAAACAGGGTCGTATATGATCCGTTTGGTGGAAGAGGGACTACTGCCATTCAAGCCAATATTGAAGGTCATGTGGCAGTTCATAATGACATCCATCCTTTGTCTATTTTTCTTGCGAGTGCAAGGCAATACGTGCCAAGGCTCGAAGATTTAGAAAAGAAGTTAAATTCATTAGATTTAGATGCGGAAGTGGAGGATGATCCCTTTGACGTGAACCTGCTTCCATTTTTTCACCCACGAACTTTAAGGGAAATTAAAAACCTAAAGAAATGTATGGCAGAGGATCCTTCAGTGGAAATGAAATTTATTTCACTGATAGCCTTGTCTAGGTTACATGGCCATAGCACTGGTTTTTTTTCTGTTTATACTTTTCCGCAAGTGTCGATTCCTCCAGAATCACAAACAAAGAATAATATCAAACGGGGACAAACTCCAGAGTATCGCCCGATAAAACCTAGAATCTACCAAAAGATGAAAAGAGATTTGGCGCTGCCAATCCCTCCTTTTTATCATGAATTTTCGAAAAACAATTTGTATTCCTTAAATTCAGCAAACTCGGTTCCTAATCTAAATTCAGAATCTGTCGATTTGATTGTAACTTCCCCACCTTTTCTTGATAAGGTGGACTATGAAGGTGATAATTGGTTGCGACATTGGTTTTTGGACATTCAAAAGTCAAAAGACAGAAAACTTAGTATCTTTAGTAATTTGAACGATTGGAATGAATTCATTCGTTCTACCTTAAAAGAATCAGCAAGAGTTCTAAAAAAGGGTGCCTACATGGTAATGGAAGTAGGGGAAGTTAAAAAGGGAAATTCCATTCTGTATTTGGATGAGGATGTAGTGCGAATGGCGGAAGGAACTGGGCTTGTTTGGAACAAAACCTATGTTCATACACAAAGTTTCACAAAACTTTCGAATTGTTGGCAGGTTTCCAATAATGAAAAAGGCACAAATTCTAATCGTTGTGTAGTTTTACGAAAAGTTTTATAG
- a CDS encoding lipoprotein: protein MNKTLTRIILSFAIVTLVWNCKSKETKEVTPQAKDTENEVILEFTKAKEGFISESLFQVAVSSVLEAESARAEEAKTIAEQKSLNLLKTYTIPNLSDKGRKELREISKEGKIVDKNVSIGGRYFFLYQIQKPNLKRLVTKDLE from the coding sequence ATGAACAAAACTTTAACAAGGATTATCCTTTCTTTCGCCATTGTTACTCTCGTTTGGAATTGTAAATCCAAAGAAACCAAAGAAGTTACCCCTCAAGCCAAAGATACAGAAAACGAAGTCATTCTTGAATTTACAAAAGCAAAGGAAGGATTTATTTCTGAGTCTTTATTCCAGGTGGCTGTGTCGAGTGTTCTCGAAGCAGAATCAGCAAGGGCAGAAGAAGCAAAAACAATAGCGGAACAAAAGTCTCTCAACTTATTAAAAACATATACCATCCCCAATCTTTCTGATAAGGGAAGAAAAGAACTTCGTGAAATATCTAAAGAAGGAAAGATAGTTGATAAAAACGTTTCTATTGGTGGAAGGTATTTTTTCTTATACCAAATTCAAAAACCCAATTTGAAACGCCTTGTGACTAAAGACCTCGAATGA
- a CDS encoding RluA family pseudouridine synthase — MTAYKSLIRYPYTGKTVIEFLSTKFPYHNSEEWTFLLEAGRVKVQNTVANSDLVLQEGDTLTYEPIPGRIEEPEVDTNYTILKETEDFLFVDKPGNLPMHPAGRYRTKTLLNLLEKTYPIAIPVHRLDRETSGIVIFAKTEEGRTWLQKKFESRVVKKEYLAVVRGFFEKEVILEGFIGRDLDSAIRKKMKFSPNEFLETKSVSTYFIPLKFNESQNVSLVLVRPITGRIHQIRASLLYLGFPILGDKLYGPRETMFLDFVQSGLTDSLLAELGFERQLLHAHSISYLDDRAGEEVLIKSNPLREIESFFPNYKDYVP; from the coding sequence ATGACTGCTTACAAGTCATTGATTCGTTATCCTTACACGGGTAAGACAGTCATTGAATTCCTTTCCACTAAATTTCCTTACCATAATTCCGAAGAATGGACCTTCTTACTTGAAGCAGGCCGTGTCAAAGTTCAAAACACCGTAGCCAATTCTGACTTGGTTCTTCAAGAGGGAGATACCTTAACCTATGAACCCATCCCGGGTCGGATCGAAGAACCCGAAGTCGATACAAACTATACCATCCTCAAAGAAACAGAGGACTTTCTCTTTGTGGACAAACCGGGAAACTTGCCTATGCATCCTGCTGGTAGGTATCGCACAAAAACACTACTCAATCTTTTGGAGAAGACTTATCCCATAGCGATTCCAGTCCATAGGCTCGACCGGGAAACTTCGGGAATTGTGATCTTTGCCAAAACAGAAGAGGGTCGCACCTGGCTCCAAAAGAAATTTGAATCAAGAGTTGTGAAGAAAGAATATCTGGCCGTGGTTCGAGGATTCTTCGAAAAGGAAGTAATTCTAGAGGGTTTTATTGGTCGGGATTTGGATTCAGCCATTCGCAAAAAAATGAAATTTTCGCCAAATGAGTTTTTGGAAACAAAGTCTGTTTCAACATACTTCATTCCATTAAAATTCAATGAGTCACAGAATGTTAGTTTGGTGCTTGTGCGACCCATTACCGGAAGAATCCACCAAATTCGCGCCAGTCTTTTATATTTGGGCTTTCCGATTCTGGGGGATAAATTGTATGGCCCTAGAGAAACAATGTTTTTAGATTTTGTGCAATCGGGCCTTACCGATTCTTTACTTGCGGAACTTGGTTTTGAACGCCAACTTTTACATGCACATAGCATCAGTTATCTGGATGATCGAGCTGGTGAAGAAGTTTTGATCAAATCTAATCCACTGAGAGAGATAGAATCCTTCTTCCCAAATTATAAAGACTATGTCCCATAG
- the proC gene encoding pyrroline-5-carboxylate reductase has translation MQRNPFETVGIVGLGKMGAAIAAALVKKGTKVVGFDPNLKESPVGGVTLVNTIEVLSKEAEVVVIAVKPNLVVPVLKEFSKPSTFVSIAAGISFLQITDAAPKGSHSVRVMPNLPLVSERGALAYFCEDGAAPSVERLFYGMGTTIRVAKESLMDAVTGLSGSGPAYVLTFLQAMAEGGLQEGLSYEESLSLAMETIEGTLVYFKTLRKEDNNLHPMEVRNWVTSPGGTTIHGLDALERGGFSTAVRDAIKRATERSKELGKG, from the coding sequence ATGCAAAGGAATCCGTTTGAAACTGTAGGAATTGTGGGACTGGGAAAAATGGGTGCGGCGATTGCAGCGGCACTTGTAAAAAAAGGAACCAAGGTGGTTGGATTTGATCCGAACCTAAAGGAGTCTCCTGTTGGTGGGGTCACACTTGTGAATACAATCGAGGTTCTCAGCAAAGAAGCAGAAGTTGTGGTGATTGCCGTAAAACCAAATCTTGTGGTTCCGGTTCTAAAAGAATTTTCTAAACCTTCGACCTTTGTTTCGATTGCAGCCGGAATTTCTTTTTTACAAATTACTGACGCGGCACCCAAAGGATCCCACTCCGTGCGAGTGATGCCAAATCTACCACTGGTTTCTGAACGAGGGGCACTCGCGTACTTTTGTGAAGATGGGGCAGCACCGAGCGTAGAACGATTGTTTTATGGAATGGGCACCACCATTCGAGTGGCAAAAGAATCGTTAATGGATGCAGTGACTGGACTTTCCGGATCCGGGCCGGCTTATGTTTTAACTTTTTTACAGGCAATGGCGGAAGGGGGACTGCAAGAGGGTTTGAGTTATGAGGAGTCTTTGTCCTTGGCAATGGAGACCATCGAAGGAACTTTAGTGTATTTTAAAACGCTAAGAAAGGAAGATAACAACCTTCACCCTATGGAAGTGAGAAATTGGGTCACTTCTCCTGGAGGAACTACCATTCATGGCTTAGATGCTTTGGAAAGGGGTGGATTCTCAACCGCCGTAAGAGATGCAATCAAACGTGCGACGGAGAGAAGTAAGGAATTGGGGAAAGGATAA